One part of the Dermacentor andersoni chromosome 2, qqDerAnde1_hic_scaffold, whole genome shotgun sequence genome encodes these proteins:
- the LOC126540903 gene encoding uncharacterized protein — MEVVEVEGTEITPEEVTVEAGWLVSHRKQRQTTQASSLLIHGSLRATASARTESTEQSALRQRAPRQPRLPKNDIKIVIRPRDGFNVSKLGDAQIRDSILQITGITTKEAEDDIYRSCTDNNVIVVSTPMMSNAEKYCRIRSLPIGAVRYASTAYVTPPEDTAKGLIHNIPSYDTEEDITNSLVYKKNPTILQARRMGNTNSVLIVFDGKQVPYHVFYRGAEYTCYLHKKRIEVCDICGTVGHRADVCPTSTQKKCKSCDTVNPPADHPCHPCCALCGKDHPTGDKSCHRRFQTPHLLLQRRWERLRLGQQGADQETGPSTSANGDSALPTPKSTLQPQAPERSNSRGRSRSRGRSRSRGRSQSQGRSHSRSGPDSTPPQQQGNASLRTTTVKVQDAPPKHHTGIDTTAHIFLEIIPSARRKQQSLFILNVYSSPREQHRFLRLFTKADQVARGAPLLIVGDLNAPAVA, encoded by the exons ATGGAGGTAGTAGAGGTTGAAGGCACGGAAATAACCCCCGAAGAAGTTACCGTTGAAGCAGGGTGGCTTGTCAGCCACCGTAAGCAACGACAGACTACGCAGGCATCATCCCTACTCATACACGGATCCCTCCGTGCAACAGCAAGCGCACGCACCGAGAGTACCGAGCAGTCCGCACTACGCCAACGCGCACCACGGCAACCACGACTTCCGAAGAATGATATCAAGATCGTCATACGCCCAAGAGACGGTTTCAACGTGTCCAAACTAGGAGACGCCCAGATACGCGACTCAATACTACAGATCACGGGCATTACAACCAAAGAAGCAGAGGACGATATTTACCGCTCATGCACGGATAATAACGTCATTGTAGTTAGCACGCCAATGATGTCTAACGCCGAAAAATACTGTCGCATCCGCAGTCTCCCCATCGGAGCAGTCCGCTACGCTTCCACAGCATACGTCACACCGCCGGAGGACACAGCCAAAGGACTCATACATAACATCCCTTCATATGACACGGAAGAAGACATTACCAACAGTCTCGTTTACAAGAAGAACCCTACGATTCTGCAGGCCCGACGCATGGGCAATACTAATTCAGTGCTCATCGTATTCGACGGAAAGCAAGTACCGTACCATGTCTTCTACCGCGGAGCAGAATACACATGCTATCTACATAAGAAGCGCATCGAGGTCTGCGACATCTGCGGGACCGTCGGCCACAGGGCCGATGTATGCCCCACATCAACCCAGAAGAAATGCAAGAGCTGTGACACAGTAAATCCGCCGGCTGATCACCCCTGTCACCCTTGCTGCGCgctctgcggcaaagaccacccgACTGGTGATAAGTCCTGCCATCGCCGCTTCCAGACACCACACCTCCTACTCCAACGACGATGGGAACGCCTACGACTGGGACAACAAGGAGCCGACCAGGAGACAGGGCCATCGACTTCTGCAAATGGAGACTCAGCTCTGCCAACACCGAAGTCAACACTACAACCGCAGGCTCCCGAACGCAGCAATTCACGAGGACGCAGTCGGTCTCGTGGACGCAGCCGCTCCCGAGGTCGCAGTCAGTCACAAGGACGCAGTCACTCCCGGAGCGGACCGGATTCAACACCGCCGCAGCAGCAAGGAAACGCAAGCCTTAGAACGACCACAGTTAAAGTGCAAGACGCACCCCCCAAA CATCACACAGGCATTGATACAACAGCCCACATTTTTCTGGAGATCATCCCGTCTGCAAGGCGCAAGCAACAGAGCCTCTTCATCCTCAAtgtgtacagcagccccagaGAACAACATAGGTTTCTACGACTTTTCACCAAAGCAGATCAAGTAGCTAGGGGAGCCCCCCTGCTCATCGTAGGGGACCTAAACGCCCCGGCGGTGGCATAG